The proteins below are encoded in one region of Peribacillus muralis:
- a CDS encoding LysE family transporter codes for MGVFLSYVLLGLSLAAPIGPINAGQLDKGIKKGFWHAWIFGCGAILADAVYLVLVYYGVSRFLDNSFIQTFLWLFGFFVLTYTGIESLSSAGKIEVNARNAKESHFSSFASGFIMALSNPLSILFWLGIYGSILANTTTKYDFHHIILYSSGILLGLLAWDTTMAIISSSFRRFLSKPILIGISVISGLSLIGIGIYFAIQAAKALIT; via the coding sequence TTGGGCGTTTTTTTAAGCTATGTATTGCTGGGGCTATCCCTAGCTGCTCCTATCGGTCCCATTAACGCCGGCCAATTGGACAAAGGAATCAAGAAAGGCTTTTGGCACGCCTGGATTTTCGGCTGTGGTGCCATTTTAGCGGATGCTGTCTATTTAGTCCTTGTCTATTACGGAGTCAGCCGCTTTCTGGATAACTCCTTCATACAAACCTTTTTATGGCTATTTGGCTTTTTTGTCCTGACCTATACAGGTATCGAAAGCCTTTCAAGTGCAGGTAAAATAGAAGTGAATGCACGGAATGCGAAAGAATCCCACTTTTCTTCCTTTGCATCAGGATTCATCATGGCCCTCTCCAACCCTTTATCCATCCTGTTTTGGCTCGGTATTTATGGCTCGATTCTTGCAAACACCACAACCAAATACGACTTTCATCATATAATTCTATACAGCTCAGGCATCCTTCTCGGCCTCTTAGCCTGGGATACCACAATGGCCATCATCTCCAGCAGCTTCAGGCGCTTTTTATCCAAACCCATCCTTATTGGCATATCCGTCATCTCCGGCCTATCTCTTATAGGAATTGGCATATACTTTGCCATACAAGCCGCAAAGGCTCTAATTACATAA
- a CDS encoding MOSC domain-containing protein gives MLEQLYEVKSLNMGKTETYHFGKKVYRSAIKKSPVDGPVFLSKVGLAGDEQAYEHHGGENKALCLYPFDHYEHWRPAFQNMVDTALFGENLTVTGLTEDKAHIGDIFSLGEAIIQVSEPRNPCYKLAAKYEVPSLIVQVRNTGYTGFLLRVLKEGMISPNDPMQLIEPHPQKVSVALVNDVKFHDRFNRDKVDQVLQVKELSESLHLAIKEQFDSGRKNGWG, from the coding sequence ATGCTTGAACAGCTATATGAAGTGAAATCATTGAATATGGGAAAAACCGAAACCTACCATTTCGGAAAAAAGGTGTACCGATCCGCGATTAAAAAGAGCCCAGTGGACGGTCCTGTATTTTTAAGCAAGGTAGGATTGGCTGGTGATGAACAGGCCTATGAACATCACGGCGGGGAAAATAAAGCTTTATGTTTATACCCGTTCGACCATTATGAACACTGGAGACCTGCTTTTCAAAATATGGTCGATACCGCCCTTTTTGGCGAAAATCTCACGGTCACTGGTCTGACGGAGGATAAAGCCCATATCGGGGATATCTTTTCGCTTGGCGAGGCCATTATCCAAGTATCCGAGCCGCGTAATCCTTGTTATAAACTTGCAGCCAAATATGAGGTGCCAAGCTTGATCGTCCAAGTTCGAAATACAGGATACACAGGGTTCCTGCTAAGAGTGTTGAAGGAAGGAATGATTTCCCCCAATGACCCGATGCAATTGATCGAGCCCCACCCACAAAAGGTTTCGGTTGCATTAGTCAATGATGTTAAATTCCATGACCGTTTCAACCGTGATAAAGTGGATCAGGTTTTACAAGTCAAAGAATTATCCGAGAGCCTGCATCTTGCCATTAAAGAACAGTTCGATTCCGGACGAAAAAATGGCTGGGGCTGA
- a CDS encoding Type 1 glutamine amidotransferase-like domain-containing protein, protein MNICFIGGGNHANSELDEVYQELANILKRDAKILIIPFATDHSRYEGWLATIKQAFSIMEHARVNVLNENLSEKEMKQAINEHDALYFIGGRPERLITVMEEKGLTPILRSFKGLIIGYSAGSLAFCTDCIMTKDKDYPETIVVDGLAFVPFSVEVHYEDKIDGELLPLSAGREVYAIPNGSALFTKNGELYKVVHDIYFFQNMDKGKVHALIQSTISSLHASDETIG, encoded by the coding sequence ATGAATATTTGTTTCATTGGCGGCGGCAATCACGCGAACAGTGAATTGGATGAAGTGTACCAGGAGCTTGCAAATATATTGAAGCGTGATGCCAAAATTTTAATAATCCCGTTTGCAACGGACCATTCCAGGTATGAAGGATGGCTGGCAACCATCAAACAAGCTTTTTCCATCATGGAACATGCACGTGTTAACGTATTGAACGAAAACCTTTCAGAAAAAGAAATGAAACAAGCTATAAACGAACATGATGCTCTTTATTTCATTGGCGGCAGGCCAGAAAGATTGATCACTGTAATGGAGGAAAAAGGACTTACACCGATCTTAAGAAGCTTTAAAGGCTTGATCATTGGTTATAGTGCTGGCTCATTAGCCTTCTGCACTGATTGCATAATGACGAAAGATAAAGACTATCCAGAAACGATTGTGGTCGATGGCTTGGCATTCGTTCCGTTTAGCGTTGAAGTTCATTACGAAGATAAGATCGATGGAGAATTACTTCCCCTTTCAGCCGGACGAGAGGTATATGCAATTCCAAATGGAAGCGCCCTTTTCACGAAGAACGGCGAACTCTATAAAGTGGTTCATGATATTTACTTCTTTCAAAATATGGACAAGGGAAAGGTACATGCTTTGATTCAAAGCACTATCAGCTCTTTGCATGCTTCAGACGAAACCATAGGATAA
- a CDS encoding amino acid permease codes for MDASDSGGQQGDMKWWQLSMVGVGCTIGTGYFVGSTIGIITTGPSIVFAFVLAALGTYIVYNLLAKMTAEDPQEGSFCYYANKAFGRWAGFSCGWNYWCSNILIMGSQLTALSLLSQFWFPSVPLWLFSAGFAIVSIVVVLLGTKGFDRIENLLAIIKTAAIVMFIIIAVCAVLDWFGLDGEKPPSFPNTYNELFPKGLKGFWTSLIYAFYAFGGIEVIGLMAMQLKKKEDAPKAGTIMLMGLTIIYVISLGLAVTMVSLGAFSEKESPFVTALDSYHLTFFPHVFNGAIIVAGFSAMTASLFGVTNLLVTIADDGNAPSLFMQKIKKFKNLPLPSLCLGALGLLASIITALLLPGKIYEYITTAAGILLLYNWSFIILSSFKILENKAWSKATGVFGMLLIFVAVSGTLLEKEIRPGFLISLIFVVIIGLAAIFMKFKVWNKNKAMAAKASKSELD; via the coding sequence ATGGATGCCTCTGATTCAGGCGGGCAACAAGGCGATATGAAGTGGTGGCAGCTGTCTATGGTCGGTGTAGGCTGCACGATCGGCACAGGATATTTCGTTGGGTCGACGATCGGGATCATCACGACCGGTCCATCCATTGTGTTTGCCTTTGTATTGGCTGCCCTCGGTACGTATATCGTTTATAACCTGCTTGCCAAAATGACGGCAGAAGATCCCCAGGAAGGTTCATTTTGTTATTATGCCAATAAAGCATTTGGCCGATGGGCTGGCTTTAGCTGTGGCTGGAATTATTGGTGCTCCAATATTTTGATTATGGGCAGTCAGTTGACGGCACTGTCGCTATTATCGCAATTTTGGTTCCCGAGTGTTCCGCTATGGTTGTTTTCCGCGGGATTCGCTATTGTTTCAATCGTTGTGGTATTGCTGGGAACGAAAGGCTTCGACAGGATTGAAAACCTCCTTGCCATCATAAAGACAGCTGCTATCGTGATGTTTATCATTATCGCAGTATGTGCCGTTCTAGATTGGTTTGGACTTGATGGAGAAAAGCCGCCGTCATTTCCCAATACGTATAATGAATTATTTCCAAAAGGGCTGAAAGGATTTTGGACATCGCTCATTTATGCTTTTTATGCGTTTGGCGGCATTGAAGTGATCGGACTGATGGCGATGCAGCTTAAAAAGAAAGAAGACGCACCAAAGGCAGGGACGATCATGCTCATGGGACTGACGATCATCTATGTCATCTCATTGGGGTTAGCTGTCACGATGGTTTCTCTAGGGGCATTCAGTGAGAAGGAAAGCCCTTTCGTGACCGCACTGGATAGTTATCATCTTACTTTTTTTCCGCATGTTTTTAACGGAGCCATTATCGTGGCCGGTTTTTCGGCGATGACGGCTTCCTTATTCGGTGTCACCAATTTATTGGTTACGATTGCCGACGATGGCAATGCGCCATCATTATTCATGCAAAAAATCAAGAAATTCAAGAATCTGCCACTCCCGTCACTATGTCTTGGGGCCTTGGGGCTTTTAGCTTCCATCATCACAGCCTTGCTCCTGCCAGGGAAGATTTATGAATACATCACTACTGCTGCCGGTATTTTACTTTTATATAACTGGTCCTTCATCATTCTTTCTTCCTTCAAGATTTTGGAAAACAAAGCGTGGAGCAAGGCCACAGGGGTTTTTGGCATGCTATTGATATTTGTTGCGGTCAGTGGGACATTGCTTGAAAAGGAGATCCGCCCGGGATTCTTAATAAGCCTGATATTCGTGGTGATAATAGGCCTTGCAGCCATTTTCATGAAGTTCAAGGTTTGGAACAAAAATAAGGCGATGGCAGCTAAAGCGAGTAAATCGGAGCTGGATTGA
- a CDS encoding DHA2 family efflux MFS transporter permease subunit produces MEKKGSYGILIILMVGAFIAILNSTLLNIALPSITKDLGIETSTVQWLTTGYMLVNGIMIPTTAFLIRKYSVRNLFLTAMLLFSIGTIIAGVAEVFPLLLGARMVQAAGSAIMMPLLMNVLLTSFPVEKRGSAMGLFGLVMMFAPAIGPTLSGWIIEHYDWRMLFHFITPLALLVLVFGFFKLRDHKEKVDIHIDKISVILSSLGFGGLLYGFSSAGSKGWDSPWVYGTLFVGAISLVLFITRQLKMETPMLEFKIFQHPMFALSATISIVLNMAMFSGMILIPMYTQTVRGISPFDSGLLMLPGALLMAFMSPVTGKLFDKFGARILASIGLLITVVTTYYLSKLSMETTYTHIIILFSIRSFGMSMSMMPIMTNGLNSLPARMNPHGTAMNNTLNQISGAIGTALLVTVMSNRAASSAEELMTKAMSKLTSQPTAEMMGQMKAQIGTQAMLDGINFSFLVSTFIAAVALILTVFIKRAWPAEEKPVEKKKQTA; encoded by the coding sequence ATGGAAAAAAAGGGCTCTTATGGCATATTGATCATACTGATGGTCGGTGCGTTCATAGCGATACTTAATTCGACCCTTTTAAATATTGCACTGCCATCGATTACAAAAGATTTAGGGATAGAAACCTCCACAGTCCAATGGCTGACAACAGGCTACATGCTTGTGAACGGGATCATGATTCCGACAACTGCCTTTTTAATAAGGAAATATTCGGTACGAAATCTCTTCCTGACAGCGATGCTGCTGTTCTCCATCGGGACGATCATTGCAGGAGTAGCAGAAGTTTTCCCGCTACTATTAGGGGCACGGATGGTTCAGGCTGCAGGTTCTGCGATCATGATGCCGCTTTTGATGAATGTGCTATTAACTTCTTTCCCTGTCGAAAAACGGGGATCGGCAATGGGATTATTCGGTTTAGTCATGATGTTCGCCCCTGCAATCGGGCCGACGCTGTCAGGCTGGATCATTGAACATTATGATTGGAGAATGCTCTTCCATTTCATTACGCCGCTTGCGTTACTCGTTCTTGTTTTCGGTTTCTTTAAACTTCGGGACCACAAGGAAAAAGTCGATATCCACATCGATAAAATATCGGTCATCCTTTCAAGCTTAGGCTTCGGCGGTTTGCTTTACGGATTCAGTTCGGCGGGCAGCAAAGGCTGGGATAGCCCTTGGGTATACGGAACACTATTCGTCGGTGCCATTTCCCTGGTCCTTTTCATTACACGCCAGCTTAAAATGGAAACGCCAATGCTTGAATTCAAGATTTTCCAGCACCCGATGTTCGCACTTTCAGCAACGATTTCAATCGTGCTGAATATGGCGATGTTCTCGGGGATGATTTTAATTCCGATGTACACACAAACAGTCCGTGGCATTTCACCATTCGATTCTGGATTACTGATGCTGCCGGGTGCGTTATTAATGGCCTTCATGTCACCTGTCACCGGTAAGCTCTTCGATAAGTTCGGTGCCCGCATTCTTGCTTCAATCGGTTTGCTTATCACCGTGGTGACTACGTATTACTTAAGTAAGTTATCAATGGAAACCACTTATACCCATATTATAATCCTGTTTTCCATTCGTTCATTCGGAATGTCCATGTCGATGATGCCAATCATGACAAATGGATTGAACTCGCTGCCAGCCCGTATGAACCCGCACGGTACGGCAATGAATAACACTTTGAACCAAATTTCGGGTGCTATCGGTACAGCCTTGCTTGTTACGGTCATGTCAAACCGTGCCGCTTCATCTGCTGAAGAGTTAATGACGAAAGCGATGAGCAAATTAACAAGTCAGCCCACCGCTGAGATGATGGGACAAATGAAAGCCCAAATCGGGACGCAGGCCATGCTGGATGGAATCAACTTCTCATTCCTCGTCTCGACCTTCATTGCAGCCGTGGCGCTTATTTTAACGGTATTCATCAAACGCGCATGGCCGGCTGAAGAAAAACCAGTCGAGAAGAAAAAGCAAACCGCGTAA
- the thrS gene encoding threonine--tRNA ligase, translating to MINIRFPDGKQKEYPKGTTVGSVAASVSSSLRKKAAAGKLDKQLVDLSFQLNEGAELSIITLDSEEGLQVMRHTSAHIMAQAVKRLQGTAELGMGPVNEDGFYYDFKLAHPLSLESLQAIENEMEKIINENLEIKRIEVSYEEAVKLFQNRGESFKLDIVKNIPNGEKLTLYQQGEFIDLCRGPHLPATSYIKAFKLTRVSGAYWRGDKRNEVLQRIYGVAFSSKKNLQNHVNFMEEAAKRDHRKLGKQLELFMFSEEAPGMPFYLPKGQIIRNELEKFSRELQGEGHYDEVRTPSLMNQRLWEQSGHWDHYHENMYFTEVDDTKFAMKPMNCPGHMLIFKNNRYSYRDLPIRMAEFGQVHRHEYSGALNGMLRVRTFCQDDAHLFVRQDQIEGEIKQVFQLIDEVYRTFGFEYSVELSTRPEDSLGEDSLWEASEAALKNVLDHIGLPYQLNEGDGAFYGPKIDFHIKDALNRSHQCATIQLDFQMPEKFDLTYIDEQNDKVRPVVIHRAIYGSIDRFFGILIEHYAGAFPLWLAPVQVQIIPVSTVHIPYCQKLQKQLKSFGIRVKTDERNEKLGYKIRAAQMEKIPYMLVLGDKEEQENEVNVRKYGEQTNKSNSIEAFIHKLLLQIKSRSN from the coding sequence ATGATCAACATTCGATTCCCGGATGGGAAGCAGAAGGAATATCCGAAGGGAACGACAGTGGGGAGCGTGGCAGCCTCCGTCAGCTCAAGCTTAAGGAAAAAGGCAGCAGCAGGAAAGCTTGATAAGCAACTGGTTGATTTAAGTTTCCAGTTGAATGAAGGTGCTGAACTTTCGATAATAACACTTGATTCGGAAGAAGGGCTGCAGGTTATGCGGCATACATCGGCGCATATTATGGCACAAGCGGTGAAGAGACTTCAAGGCACAGCTGAATTGGGCATGGGCCCGGTCAACGAGGATGGCTTTTACTATGATTTTAAGCTGGCTCATCCTTTGAGCTTAGAGAGTCTGCAAGCCATTGAAAATGAAATGGAAAAAATCATAAACGAAAATCTGGAAATAAAAAGGATTGAGGTTTCCTATGAAGAAGCAGTGAAGCTTTTCCAGAATCGAGGGGAGTCATTCAAGCTGGATATAGTGAAGAACATCCCGAACGGTGAAAAACTAACGCTTTATCAACAAGGTGAATTTATCGATCTCTGCCGCGGGCCGCACCTTCCGGCGACATCCTATATAAAAGCATTCAAGCTGACTCGTGTTTCAGGTGCCTATTGGAGGGGAGACAAACGGAATGAAGTGCTTCAACGGATATATGGCGTGGCCTTCAGTAGCAAAAAAAATTTACAAAATCACGTGAATTTCATGGAAGAGGCAGCCAAACGTGATCATCGGAAATTAGGGAAGCAGCTCGAGCTATTCATGTTTTCCGAGGAAGCGCCAGGCATGCCATTTTATTTACCGAAAGGACAAATTATCAGGAATGAATTGGAAAAATTCTCGCGTGAGCTCCAAGGCGAGGGCCATTACGATGAGGTTCGCACGCCGTCCTTGATGAATCAGCGGTTATGGGAACAATCGGGCCACTGGGATCACTATCATGAGAATATGTACTTTACTGAGGTGGATGATACGAAATTCGCGATGAAGCCGATGAACTGTCCAGGTCATATGCTCATTTTCAAAAATAATCGTTACTCCTATAGGGATTTACCGATCAGGATGGCTGAGTTCGGTCAAGTCCATCGTCATGAGTATAGCGGAGCATTGAACGGCATGCTGAGGGTCCGGACATTTTGCCAGGATGATGCCCACCTATTCGTCCGGCAGGATCAAATCGAAGGGGAGATCAAGCAGGTGTTTCAACTGATTGACGAAGTGTATCGTACATTTGGATTCGAATACTCCGTGGAGCTCTCGACTCGACCAGAGGATTCATTGGGAGAGGACTCCCTTTGGGAAGCTTCTGAAGCAGCCTTGAAAAATGTGCTCGACCATATCGGCCTACCTTATCAATTAAATGAAGGAGATGGAGCATTTTACGGTCCGAAAATTGATTTTCATATTAAGGATGCATTAAACCGCAGCCACCAATGCGCAACGATTCAACTTGATTTTCAAATGCCGGAAAAATTCGATTTGACTTACATTGATGAACAAAATGATAAAGTCCGACCGGTCGTCATCCATCGGGCGATTTATGGCTCGATCGATCGTTTTTTTGGTATCCTGATCGAGCATTATGCCGGAGCTTTCCCGCTATGGCTTGCCCCGGTACAGGTCCAAATCATCCCTGTCTCGACTGTTCATATTCCTTATTGCCAAAAGCTTCAAAAACAACTGAAAAGTTTCGGCATAAGGGTCAAAACAGACGAACGAAATGAAAAGCTCGGATATAAGATCCGGGCAGCCCAGATGGAAAAAATCCCATATATGCTCGTCCTTGGCGATAAAGAAGAGCAGGAAAATGAAGTCAACGTCCGGAAATACGGTGAGCAAACAAATAAATCAAATTCAATAGAGGCATTCATCCATAAACTGCTTCTACAAATAAAGTCCCGCAGCAACTAA
- a CDS encoding DUF7010 family protein, whose product MMQTKEAYRGTGMGVIFMAFFGTLWAGIGVMGLQEWGFPYVELASMLVGLLLLIGGISLLHQAQKMPERTTSHFQRIRFWFNIVFIAEGLLIGAAIAICNAIKQTELIPAVIAIIVGIHFLPLASLFRIKLYYVTGIMLCLLALITLLVAPSTILLGDQQIRAKLSLLGFGCAITLWTTGLILWFRLKHAKS is encoded by the coding sequence ATGATGCAAACGAAAGAAGCATATCGCGGTACTGGAATGGGAGTCATTTTCATGGCGTTCTTCGGTACGCTTTGGGCGGGGATCGGTGTAATGGGCTTGCAGGAATGGGGGTTTCCATACGTGGAACTCGCCTCCATGTTAGTTGGACTCTTATTGCTTATTGGAGGCATTTCATTACTACATCAGGCACAAAAAATGCCCGAACGAACTACAAGCCATTTTCAGCGTATCCGTTTTTGGTTCAACATCGTCTTCATCGCCGAAGGATTGCTGATTGGGGCTGCCATTGCCATCTGTAACGCGATTAAACAAACCGAGCTTATACCGGCCGTCATCGCGATTATCGTGGGCATACATTTTTTACCTCTGGCATCGCTTTTTCGAATCAAACTATACTATGTAACGGGAATCATGCTCTGCTTATTGGCACTTATCACTTTACTGGTCGCACCAAGCACCATCCTGCTTGGTGATCAACAAATTAGGGCAAAACTATCACTGCTCGGCTTTGGCTGTGCGATAACCCTTTGGACCACTGGACTTATCCTATGGTTTCGTCTGAAGCATGCAAAGAGCTGA
- a CDS encoding MFS transporter codes for MEGHEKNNVSIWCLISMASIPLVMTLGNSMLIPVLPIFEEKVGISSFQSSMVITSYSVASIFLIPIAGYLSDRFGRKMVILPSLVLALIGGLVAGYASWKIDDPYTWIIIGRVLQGIGASGASPIILPLVGDLYKDDDEKTSSCLGIIETSNTFGKVLSPILGSLFAAFIWFLPFFSISFFSLISIVLVFYFIKVPKEKDEPKKLKEFWHDTKQIFKKEGKWLYSVFLIGVFVMLVLFGVLFFLSENLEKIHHLHGVKKGFVIAIPLFFLCVSSYIAGKKIKGELPVMKKIIMISLAVLSISLVFVGFTKEKVFLLLLVTSLVGIAIGALLPTLDAIITQNIEKEQRGTITSFYMSSRFIGVAAGPPVMSLVMKDYLNMSYIISGIMGICIVLLVMKFISSDKKEAAH; via the coding sequence ATGGAAGGTCATGAGAAAAATAATGTCAGCATATGGTGCTTGATCAGTATGGCGTCAATCCCATTAGTTATGACACTTGGAAATTCAATGCTTATTCCGGTATTGCCCATTTTTGAGGAGAAGGTGGGGATATCTTCATTTCAATCAAGCATGGTCATTACAAGTTATTCCGTAGCTTCAATTTTTTTAATCCCTATCGCAGGTTATCTTTCCGATCGGTTCGGAAGGAAAATGGTCATTTTGCCAAGCTTGGTTCTTGCCTTGATTGGCGGATTGGTTGCAGGATATGCATCTTGGAAGATTGATGATCCATATACCTGGATCATCATTGGGAGAGTACTGCAAGGGATCGGTGCTTCTGGCGCCTCGCCGATCATACTGCCTCTAGTCGGGGATTTATACAAGGATGATGATGAAAAAACGAGTTCGTGCTTGGGCATCATCGAAACATCGAATACATTTGGAAAAGTGCTGAGCCCGATATTAGGTTCCCTTTTTGCCGCATTTATATGGTTTTTACCCTTTTTCTCGATTTCCTTCTTCAGCTTGATATCTATAGTCTTGGTTTTTTACTTTATTAAGGTACCAAAGGAAAAGGACGAACCGAAGAAACTAAAGGAATTTTGGCATGATACGAAACAAATCTTCAAGAAGGAAGGAAAATGGCTGTATAGCGTTTTCCTGATTGGTGTATTTGTCATGCTGGTTTTGTTCGGGGTCCTTTTCTTTTTGTCGGAAAACCTGGAGAAAATACATCATCTGCATGGAGTCAAGAAGGGCTTTGTCATTGCGATTCCCCTATTTTTTCTTTGTGTATCCTCCTATATCGCAGGAAAAAAGATCAAAGGGGAGTTGCCGGTCATGAAAAAAATCATCATGATCAGTTTAGCAGTCCTGTCGATCAGCTTGGTCTTTGTTGGATTTACTAAGGAGAAGGTCTTTCTGCTCCTGCTCGTCACGAGCTTGGTGGGCATCGCGATTGGCGCCTTATTGCCGACGCTTGATGCCATCATCACCCAAAATATTGAAAAGGAACAGAGGGGGACGATAACCTCCTTTTATATGTCCTCAAGGTTCATCGGAGTCGCAGCGGGCCCTCCGGTCATGTCGCTTGTCATGAAGGACTATCTTAATATGAGCTATATCATCTCTGGAATCATGGGTATTTGCATTGTATTGCTAGTGATGAAGTTCATTAGTTCGGATAAAAAAGAAGCGGCCCATTAA
- a CDS encoding TetR/AcrR family transcriptional regulator gives MKNRRQNVIDTAHKLFIEKGYQATSIQDILDGSGISKGTFYNYFPSKGELFIAIFRSFYKRIRHDREKLLEGQDAANIEIFIQQLELQMMGNKQSKLLILIEEVRVSNDEELKQFINQTLLLSLRWMHGRFLDIFGESTKPYLLDCVIIFHSMMTHMNHFNHRANAIPKPEIQIIRYCMNRMIQTVDEVAKSKEQILDPELLDTWFPQFENHLYPCHNNLANATTELKKAIHTVLPCGENQTRAIELIDFIQDELMQSDTPRQFLIESLLLSLKNQYSEHVQAYMEDFEESINACLVQ, from the coding sequence ATGAAGAATCGAAGGCAGAATGTCATTGATACGGCTCATAAGCTTTTTATTGAAAAGGGCTACCAAGCCACGTCCATCCAGGACATTTTAGACGGCAGCGGCATTTCCAAAGGTACATTTTATAATTATTTCCCTTCGAAGGGAGAATTATTTATTGCCATTTTCCGTTCCTTTTACAAAAGGATCCGCCATGATCGGGAAAAATTGCTGGAAGGTCAAGATGCAGCTAATATTGAAATTTTCATACAGCAGCTCGAACTGCAAATGATGGGCAACAAACAGAGCAAGCTGCTGATTCTGATTGAAGAAGTCCGCGTTTCCAACGATGAAGAATTAAAACAATTCATCAATCAAACCCTGTTGTTGAGCTTACGCTGGATGCATGGCCGCTTTCTCGATATATTCGGGGAAAGTACAAAACCGTATCTTTTGGATTGCGTGATTATTTTTCACTCGATGATGACCCATATGAATCATTTCAATCATCGTGCGAATGCTATCCCGAAGCCGGAAATACAAATTATCCGCTACTGCATGAATCGAATGATCCAAACTGTCGATGAGGTGGCAAAAAGCAAGGAACAAATTCTTGATCCGGAGCTATTGGACACGTGGTTTCCGCAGTTTGAAAACCATCTTTACCCATGCCACAATAACTTGGCAAACGCGACCACGGAATTAAAAAAGGCGATACACACAGTCCTTCCCTGCGGAGAAAATCAAACAAGGGCAATCGAACTCATCGACTTCATCCAAGATGAGCTAATGCAGTCCGACACCCCAAGGCAATTTTTAATAGAAAGCTTGCTGCTCTCTTTAAAAAACCAATATTCGGAGCATGTTCAAGCCTATATGGAAGATTTTGAGGAAAGCATAAACGCGTGCCTCGTTCAATGA
- a CDS encoding peptidase, with product MTEIKRRINEWIKEHREEGTDLLQRMVQAPSTQGNEAGAQAIVAEKLKEMGLQVDIWEPDGADLKKHDYFYSPRSDFSNSPNVVGIMKGTGGGRSIILNGHIDVVPDGDRNQWDDDPYSGAIKDGKMFGRGVTDMKGGNVSLILAMQALKESGLSLKGDVIFQSVIEEESGGAGTLAAVLRGYGADAALIPEPTNMKIFPKQQGSMWFRISVKGRSAHGGTRYEGVSAIEKSMIVINHIRTLEEQRNARITDPLYANTPIPIPINLGVIEGGNWPSSVPDLVKVEGRMGVAPEETMEQAKQEMADWLVQLEERDDWFKEHPPILEWFGARWVPGAIDAEHELMNALIHQYRQVAGEDPVIEASPWGTDGGLLTHVGETPAIVFGPGATEVAHYPNEYILLDNVFSTAEIIALTLVQWCGLEVGQEETHQEKIANRK from the coding sequence GTGACAGAAATAAAAAGGCGGATTAACGAATGGATCAAGGAACACCGTGAAGAAGGAACGGATTTATTGCAAAGAATGGTACAAGCCCCGAGTACGCAGGGCAATGAAGCTGGTGCACAGGCCATCGTCGCCGAAAAACTGAAGGAAATGGGTTTGCAGGTCGATATTTGGGAACCTGATGGCGCTGATCTGAAAAAGCATGACTATTTTTATTCCCCACGCAGTGACTTTTCCAACAGTCCTAATGTAGTCGGAATCATGAAAGGAACGGGTGGCGGCCGTTCGATTATCTTGAACGGACATATCGATGTCGTTCCGGACGGTGATCGCAATCAGTGGGATGATGACCCATATAGTGGGGCGATCAAGGATGGAAAAATGTTTGGGCGCGGCGTAACCGATATGAAAGGTGGCAATGTGTCCCTGATCCTGGCCATGCAAGCATTGAAGGAAAGCGGCCTTTCATTAAAAGGAGATGTCATCTTTCAAAGTGTCATCGAAGAAGAAAGCGGCGGGGCAGGAACGCTAGCGGCTGTCCTGAGGGGATATGGTGCCGATGCTGCCCTTATCCCTGAACCGACAAATATGAAGATTTTTCCGAAACAGCAAGGCTCGATGTGGTTCCGGATCTCTGTGAAAGGGCGCTCAGCTCACGGGGGAACAAGGTATGAAGGCGTCAGCGCCATTGAAAAAAGCATGATCGTGATCAATCATATACGTACGTTGGAAGAACAGCGAAATGCACGAATCACTGATCCGCTTTATGCAAACACACCCATTCCCATCCCAATCAATCTAGGTGTCATCGAAGGCGGCAACTGGCCTTCGTCCGTTCCCGACCTTGTCAAGGTCGAAGGGAGGATGGGCGTTGCCCCGGAGGAAACGATGGAGCAGGCAAAGCAAGAAATGGCGGACTGGTTAGTGCAGCTGGAAGAAAGAGACGATTGGTTCAAGGAACATCCGCCCATCTTGGAATGGTTCGGGGCACGCTGGGTTCCCGGAGCCATTGATGCAGAGCATGAACTCATGAATGCGCTCATTCACCAATACAGGCAAGTGGCCGGAGAAGACCCCGTCATTGAAGCCTCGCCATGGGGAACGGACGGTGGATTGCTGACACATGTCGGTGAAACACCCGCCATCGTTTTCGGACCGGGAGCAACCGAGGTTGCCCACTACCCGAATGAATATATCCTGCTGGACAACGTATTCTCCACAGCGGAAATCATCGCCCTGACCCTCGTTCAGTGGTGCGGGCTGGAGGTCGGACAGGAAGAAACCCATCAGGAAAAGATTGCAAATAGAAAGTAA